In Aptenodytes patagonicus chromosome 12, bAptPat1.pri.cur, whole genome shotgun sequence, a genomic segment contains:
- the LOC143166003 gene encoding histidine--tRNA ligase, cytoplasmic-like isoform X2, with product MLCPPSLGTLCPRAAPVLRCPASPLASPQETLMGKYGEDAKLIYELQDQGGELLALRYDLTVPFARYLAMNKIANMKRYHVAKVYRRDNPATTRGRYREFYQCDFDIAGQFDPMIPDAECLKIVHEILSDLQLGDFLIKVNDRRILNGVFAVCGIPESKFITTCSTVDKLDKMPWEEVRSEMVGEKGLSPEAADHIGEYVQLHGGLDLIERLLQDPKLSQHKLAKEGLGDMKLLFEYLTLFGIAGKISFDLSLARGLDYYTGVIFEAVLLQQENDHVEESVSVGSVAGGGRYDGLVGMFDPKGRKVPCVGVSIGIERIFSILEQRVEASGEKVRTTETQVLVATPQKHLLAARLKLISELWDAGIKAEMLYKKDPKLLKQLQYCEDTGIPLAAIVGEQELTDGVVKLRDVATREEVDIPREKLVAEIRRRLEP from the exons ATCTACGAGCTGCAGGACCAGGGAggggagctgctggccctgcGCTACGACCTGACC GTGCCCTTCGCTCGCTATTTGGCGATGAACAAGATCGCCAACATGAAGCGCTACCACGTCGCTAAGGTCTACAGGCGGGACAACCCGGCCACGACCAGGGGCCGCTACAGGGAGTTCTACCAGTGC GATTTTGACATCGCCGGGCAGTTCGACCCGATGATTCCCGATGCCGAGTGCCTGAAGATCGTGCACGAGATCCTGAGTGACCTGCAGCTCGGGGACTTTCTCATTAAG GTCAATGATCGACGGATCTTGAATGGTGTGTTTGCCGTCTGCGGCATCCCAGAGAGCAAGTTCATAACTACGTGCTCTACCGTGGACAAGCTGGACAAG ATGCCATGGGAAGAAGTGAGGAGCGAgatggtaggagagaaggggctcTCTCCCGAGGCTGCAGATCACATCGGGGAGTATGTCCAGCTTCACG GTGGCCTGGACCTGATCGAGCGGCTTCTCCAGGACCCAAAGTTGTCCCAGCACAAGCTGGccaaggaggggctgggggacatGAAGCTGCTGTTTGAGTACCTGACCCTGTTTGGCATCGCAGGGAAG ATCTCTTTTGACCTGAGCCTGGCGCGGGGTCTGGACTATTACACGGGGGTGATCTTTGaggctgtcctgctgcagcaggagaacgACCATGTGGAGGAGTCAGTCAGCGTTGGGAGCGTGGCTGGAGGCGGTCGCTACGACGGGCTGGTGGGGATGTTTGATCCCAAGGGACGGAAGGTGCCCTGCGTGGGGGTCAGCATTGGGATCGAGCGGATCTTCTCCATCCTAGAGCAGAGAGTGGAG GCTTCTGGGGAGAAAGTTCGAACGACTGAGACACAAGTGCTGGTGGCTACACCTCAGAAACACTTACTCGCTGCGAGACTGAAGCTCATCTCCGAGCTGTGGGATGCAGGGATCAAG GCAGAGATGCTGTACAAGAAGGATCCTAAACTGCTGAAGCAGCTGCAGTATTGCGAGGACACGGGGATCCCCCTTGCTGCCATTGTAGGAGAGCAGGAGCTGACAGATGGAGTCGTCAAGCTGCGAGATGTCGCAACAAGAGAGGAG GTTGATATCCCAAGAGAAAAGCTTGTTGCTGAGATCAGAAGAAGGCTGGAGCCCTAG